The following are encoded together in the Roseovarius sp. EL26 genome:
- a CDS encoding ABC transporter permease, protein MAAGAASGGSATTDTYAESKYWLLMPAWVTIGIFVLAPVLMMLVYSFLTKEFRGGVIWEFSLSAYDQFFFDRGLFGDEAPKIEWTYISIFWRSIWQAGAATLLSLLIGFPTAYFIATQPEKSRPIWVFLITIPYWVNLLIRTVSMKFLLRDQGPLNDFLLNIGVIDSPLHIVNTNFAVQLGLFYSYLPFMVLPIYAAVERYNFSLSEAAADLYATKWITLRRILLPAVKPGVIAGCILVFVPSMGSFLAPDLLGGAKNFMIGSLIEEQFKGNAGNWPFGAAASMILLTMVLVILMIFARQQSKAEKGAS, encoded by the coding sequence ATGGCCGCGGGTGCAGCAAGCGGCGGCAGCGCAACAACCGACACCTATGCGGAGTCCAAATATTGGCTGTTGATGCCCGCATGGGTCACCATCGGCATCTTTGTCTTGGCTCCGGTTTTGATGATGCTGGTCTATTCATTCCTGACCAAGGAATTCCGTGGCGGCGTGATCTGGGAGTTCAGCCTTTCAGCATATGACCAGTTCTTCTTTGACCGTGGCCTGTTTGGCGACGAAGCGCCCAAGATCGAATGGACTTATATTTCGATCTTCTGGCGCTCAATCTGGCAGGCGGGGGCGGCAACGCTGTTGAGCCTCTTGATCGGCTTTCCAACGGCTTATTTCATCGCAACACAGCCAGAAAAGTCTCGTCCGATCTGGGTTTTCTTGATCACTATCCCTTATTGGGTGAACCTATTGATCCGAACGGTTTCGATGAAATTTCTGTTGCGTGATCAGGGCCCGTTGAATGATTTCCTGCTCAACATCGGGGTCATCGACAGCCCGTTGCACATCGTAAATACCAACTTTGCGGTGCAATTGGGTCTGTTTTATTCCTACCTGCCCTTCATGGTGCTGCCAATCTACGCAGCGGTTGAGCGTTACAATTTCTCGCTCTCCGAGGCGGCGGCGGATCTTTATGCCACCAAATGGATCACCCTACGGCGCATCCTGCTGCCAGCGGTGAAACCGGGCGTAATAGCGGGCTGCATTCTGGTGTTTGTGCCTTCAATGGGGTCGTTCCTTGCGCCTGACCTTCTGGGCGGGGCCAAGAACTTCATGATCGGCTCATTGATCGAAGAACAGTTCAAAGGCAACGCAGGTAACTGGCCCTTTGGGGCAGCGGCATCAATGATTCTGCTGACCATGGTTTTGGTCATCCTAATGATCTTTGCCCGACAACAGTCCAAAGCCGAGAAAGGAGCAAGTTGA
- a CDS encoding ABC transporter permease: MSKGKYDIKSFPGFRAITLLCLFILYAPLLVVTIYSFNASQSLTVWEGLSLRWYTDVFTGPESGKFKVAARNSFIIAIVAATTATTIATLAATAMVRGGKFRLRSVSFGLISLPLMVPEIVTAVAVLIFFNSIGFERGLMTILVSHIAFCIPFAYLPISARMQGIEDTYEQAAMDLYATKKQAFTKILLPLMMPGIISGFLLAFIVSLDDFIITNFVKGAGVETLPTAIFGSVKQGLKPNVMAISTMLLSVSIVMVTISYFVSKSDNTK; the protein is encoded by the coding sequence ATGTCAAAAGGTAAATACGATATCAAATCCTTCCCCGGCTTTCGGGCGATCACCCTGCTGTGTCTGTTCATCCTTTATGCACCATTGCTGGTTGTGACGATCTACAGCTTTAATGCCTCGCAATCCTTGACGGTGTGGGAGGGGTTGAGCCTGCGCTGGTATACGGATGTCTTTACCGGGCCTGAGTCTGGTAAATTCAAAGTGGCGGCGCGCAACTCGTTCATAATCGCAATTGTCGCAGCCACAACGGCCACGACCATCGCTACATTGGCGGCAACGGCCATGGTCCGGGGTGGCAAGTTCCGTTTGCGATCGGTCTCGTTTGGCTTAATCTCCCTGCCACTTATGGTGCCAGAAATCGTGACTGCAGTTGCCGTGTTGATCTTCTTCAATTCAATCGGGTTTGAACGTGGTCTGATGACCATCTTGGTCTCGCATATCGCCTTCTGTATTCCTTTTGCTTACCTGCCGATCTCGGCTCGGATGCAAGGGATCGAAGACACGTACGAACAGGCTGCGATGGATCTCTATGCCACCAAAAAGCAGGCTTTCACTAAGATCCTGCTTCCATTGATGATGCCGGGGATTATCTCGGGCTTCCTGCTGGCCTTTATCGTCAGCTTGGATGACTTCATCATCACCAACTTTGTCAAAGGTGCAGGGGTCGAAACCCTTCCGACTGCGATCTTTGGCTCGGTCAAACAGGGCCTCAAGCCCAATGTCATGGCGATTTCGACCATGCTGCTGAGCGTGTCCATTGTGATGGTCACCATCAGCTATTTCGTCAGCAAATCGGACAACACCAAATAA
- a CDS encoding extracellular solute-binding protein, giving the protein MKNLLKTSVASLALITGANAAVAEGQLVIYHWFEYMPQELLDQFTAETGIEVTMDTYDSNEAMLASLKAGAIGTYDVAVPGDYMVSIMAGEGMLDTIGDGELQNKGNIAPDWADPSFDPGRKHSIPYQWGSTAFAVDTAKYTGDINTTDILFNTPEELSGKVNVLDSQGEVTALASLHMGIPQCSTDREQLKALNEMLQNAKVHWASFNSDTAKEVLVSGDVAAGMIYDGFAAKARAELGSLQYAFPKEGYVAWMDNVVLLKDAPNRDSAIKFMDFLLEPENIAAVSNFARYNNGLNGVSEFLDADLLAQPENNPPAEAGTPAFVEVCNEETQAVYDQIWTNLKK; this is encoded by the coding sequence ATGAAAAACCTACTGAAAACAAGCGTTGCCTCGCTTGCCCTGATTACGGGCGCCAACGCTGCCGTCGCCGAAGGCCAACTGGTGATCTATCACTGGTTTGAGTACATGCCACAAGAGTTGCTGGATCAGTTCACAGCCGAAACCGGCATCGAGGTGACCATGGACACCTACGATTCAAACGAGGCGATGCTGGCTTCATTGAAGGCTGGTGCTATCGGTACCTATGACGTCGCTGTTCCCGGCGACTATATGGTCTCGATTATGGCGGGCGAAGGCATGCTGGACACTATCGGTGATGGCGAGCTGCAAAACAAAGGTAATATCGCCCCTGACTGGGCCGACCCCAGCTTTGACCCTGGTCGCAAGCATTCAATTCCTTATCAGTGGGGTTCCACCGCCTTTGCCGTGGACACTGCAAAATATACTGGTGACATCAACACCACCGACATCCTGTTCAACACGCCCGAAGAGTTGTCAGGTAAGGTGAATGTTCTGGATAGTCAGGGTGAAGTGACGGCTTTGGCCTCACTGCACATGGGCATTCCACAATGTTCCACAGACCGCGAGCAACTCAAGGCCCTGAACGAGATGTTGCAAAACGCCAAGGTGCATTGGGCTTCGTTCAACTCGGATACTGCCAAGGAGGTTTTGGTCTCGGGCGACGTGGCCGCTGGCATGATCTATGATGGCTTCGCCGCCAAGGCCCGTGCCGAGCTGGGTAGCCTGCAATATGCCTTCCCGAAAGAGGGTTATGTGGCATGGATGGACAACGTTGTCCTGCTCAAAGACGCACCAAACCGCGACAGCGCGATCAAGTTCATGGACTTCCTGCTGGAGCCTGAAAACATCGCGGCGGTTTCCAACTTTGCTCGCTATAACAATGGCCTGAACGGCGTGTCAGAATTCCTTGATGCCGACCTGTTGGCCCAGCCTGAGAACAACCCGCCAGCTGAGGCCGGTACACCAGCCTTTGTTGAAGTTTGCAATGAGGAAACGCAGGCGGTTTATGATCAGATCTGGACCAACCTGAAGAAGTAA
- the tmpT gene encoding thiopurine S-methyltransferase, which translates to MDPNFWLARWENNHLGWHQEKAHPLLVTHLQEIVDGAASRIFVPLCGKTLDIGWLLSQGYQVVGAELSEIAIQQLFEEASVAPEITAIGPLKRYSAPQLDIYVGDVFELKQSLIGPVDAVYDRAAMVALPAEMRQRYTQHLAGITKRAPQLLISFEYDQDVMQGPPFSVPHADIAQLYGDNYAISLLSDQDLTGGLKGICPAREQAWKLAQK; encoded by the coding sequence ATGGATCCAAATTTCTGGCTCGCTCGATGGGAGAACAACCACCTTGGCTGGCATCAAGAGAAAGCACACCCATTACTGGTGACGCATCTGCAAGAGATCGTAGATGGAGCGGCATCCCGCATCTTTGTGCCTCTTTGTGGAAAGACTCTAGATATTGGTTGGCTACTTTCTCAAGGCTATCAGGTTGTCGGCGCTGAACTGAGCGAAATTGCCATCCAACAGCTATTTGAAGAGGCAAGCGTTGCCCCTGAAATCACCGCCATCGGACCGCTCAAACGTTATTCCGCACCACAGCTGGATATCTATGTTGGCGATGTTTTTGAGCTGAAACAAAGTCTAATTGGGCCGGTCGATGCTGTATATGATCGCGCGGCGATGGTTGCCTTGCCCGCAGAAATGCGTCAACGCTACACCCAACATCTGGCAGGCATCACGAAAAGAGCACCGCAACTTCTTATTTCTTTCGAATATGATCAGGATGTAATGCAAGGACCGCCATTTTCTGTACCTCACGCAGATATCGCGCAGCTCTATGGTGACAACTACGCAATATCTTTGCTTTCAGATCAGGATTTAACTGGTGGTTTAAAAGGCATCTGCCCCGCGCGTGAGCAGGCCTGGAAGTTAGCCCAAAAGTAA
- a CDS encoding helix-turn-helix domain-containing protein yields the protein MLQDMDIVEVARRSGFSASTLRYYEEIGLITSIGRNGLRRVFDGDVLSRLALIALGRNAGFSLTEIAGVFRSGGPEIDRQQLQTKANELDQKIRQLTAIRDGLLHAARCPAENHLECETFQRFLKLAVKDQQKR from the coding sequence ATGTTACAAGATATGGATATAGTTGAGGTGGCAAGGCGTTCCGGATTCTCGGCATCAACTCTGCGCTATTACGAGGAAATCGGCCTGATTACATCAATTGGGCGCAATGGGTTGCGCCGGGTGTTCGATGGCGATGTGTTAAGCCGTCTCGCGTTAATTGCGCTCGGACGTAACGCTGGGTTTTCTTTAACAGAAATCGCAGGTGTGTTTCGATCCGGTGGTCCTGAGATTGATCGGCAACAGTTGCAGACGAAAGCTAATGAGTTGGATCAGAAAATCAGGCAGCTGACCGCAATTCGAGATGGCCTTTTGCATGCCGCACGTTGTCCGGCGGAAAATCATCTTGAATGTGAAACATTCCAGCGGTTTCTGAAACTTGCCGTCAAAGATCAGCAGAAAAGATAA